The DNA segment cggcatgtttgtgtgtgtgcgagactttttgatattttagcattattttatatattttgagtcttttaattatactaggaaactttctagatgatatctttgatatctttaggctttattttgcgttattttttatttttgattgtaaactataaatacttttgtttatttcattaataataattcagattcagtttatacaaaaattattgaaattctctcaaaaattttattcaaagctttgctttgttcttcaaatcaaaatttctcagttaattacttggaaaacgtttgtcgattgtttctcactgaagattgtcagatacaagtttatctgaaggttttctttggtttcaattgttgtggtttctgttgttaatcgtaccgtcgattaaaggtggaaatccaaaaccctatcaattttacttgtttcaaagattgggcaaaactttggatcttttgtttattggttagagggtgcgattcaaattgtaatcatgtttgctaatcttacacatcCAGATTCATATCAAGCTGTCATAAGCATCATTGCGGATCTattccaattcttgcaactgcagcttccGGAACTCTCCACTAGGGGTGTTCATTATTCGGATATAACCGAACAAACCGACCGGAATAAAATTTTCGGTTTTTTTGGACCGGTTTTTCGGTTTTTCGGTCCGGTTTTGGATATAGTTTTTGAACTTTccggtttttcggttcggtttcggTTTACCATGAAAAAACACCGAAATAACCGAACCGGCCGAAATTAagttaaattataaaataatccTTAGGGTTTATAATTTTACATTTTAGTCCTAGCTAGTAGTTAGAGTTCCTAAAATTATAAtcttttattatcaatttctcTTTCTCACGATTCACATCCCTGGGCTCTGGCGGCTAGCCCTAGCATATCTGCCCACCACCATAGCTGTCGTGCTCTACCGTCTTGCTCGACTCTGCCTTTAGCCTTATCATATCCGCCGAACACCAGATCCACGGCCACTCTGCCTGCCTTCTCGAGTGCTCGACTCTCGCCTCTAGACATCTGCCGAGTGCCGAAGACCATATCTATCGTCGCTTTTTCTGCTTGCTCGTCTCTCTTCTTTCTCACTGTCACTCGAAGAAAAATTCCCATAGGTTTGTTCTTGACTTAAATCTCAATGACTTTTCTATTTAAAATATCGAGAAATCTAAAGTATTAATGTTAAATTTTTGCTATAAATATAAAAGTATCTACACAACTACACttgaaaatgacatataatcatTCAATAATTTCCAGTAATAATCACTAATATGCGCTTATCTTTGAGCAAATCATGTATTTTTTTCAGTTGTATTCTCAATATTTTTTCGGTTGTATTCTCAatatttttgtttgtatgtttatgtaattatattttttgtaatctgattaatttattatgttgtatttttatttattcttagtTTATTCGTTCAATActtcaattaatatttttgattttgtgGCTTGAATCTCggtatttttttccttttgaatCTGTTACAAACTTAAtagttaatttatttttgtgtcTTTGTTTTAGTTAGTTTTTttattgatatctgtttaggcattattaattattattattcttttccATTTGTCAATTTTTTCCCTTTGTTCTTATTAAAGtaatcaattgaagattgttgatttcttcaaaaaaattcaCTGAGTAACCACAAATAATCTAATTTCAACTTGTTATTTTTCTTACGTAGATGGCTGAACCTGAAAATGATAGTAAACTTGATGAAAGTAGAAATTCAAATGACGAGCCACCAATTACATCTTCCACAAATCCTGCTGATGGTGTGGAGAAAAGAAAATCTGTAAAGCTTAGATCAACTGTCTGGGAACATTTTGACAGGTACGATGATTGTGATGGGAATCAACGAGCAAGGTGTCGTTATTGTAGTTCAACCTATGCGGCTGATTCAAACGCAAATGGAACATCTTCTTTGGGTAATCATATTAGAAAGTGTGTGAAAAATCCCcacaattttgaaaataaacaaGCTAAATTGAGATTTTAGCCaacttcaaaagatcaaataaGTGAAAATTCCCTTAATATTTGGAGATTTGATCAAGAATCATGTAGAAAAGCATTAGCTCGGATGGTAATTGTAGATGAGCAGCCTTTTAGTCTTGTTGAAAGGGAAGGGTTCAAGCACTTCATCAATATAATTCAGCCTATATTTCGAATTCCTTCTCGTGCTACAACCACAAGAGATTGCTTTGAACTTTTCttggaagaaaagaaaaaactaAAATCGTTTTTGAAAGAATCGCATCAAAGAATTTGTATCACAACAGATACATGGACTTCAATCCAGAGAATCAATTATATGTGTCTCACATCTCATTTTATtgataaagatttgaaattgCACAAAAAGATTCTGAATTTTTGTCCAATTAGTAGTCATAAAGGTGATGATATGTCAATTGCAATCACTAAGTGCTTGATTGATTGGGGTGTGGATAAAGTTTTCACAATTACAGTTGATAATGCTAGTTCTAATGATACGACTGTGAAAGAGCTTTCAAAACAGTTTAGTAAATGGGGAACCAATTTGATGGATGGTAGTCACCTTCATGTAAGATGTGTTGCTCATATAATCAATCTTATTGTTCAAGATGGATTGAAAGAAGTTGGTGATTCTGTGAAACGTGTGAGAAAAGCTTTGAGATATATCAGACAATCGCCTGCGAGAATAAAAAGATTCAAAGATTGCTgtgaaattgaaaaaaatagaAAGTAAAAAATCATTGGGTCTAGATGTTCCTACTAGGTGGAATTCAACATATTTGATGTTGAACACAGCACAAGAATTTGAGAATGACTTTGTAAGATATGCTTTTCTTGATCCTGGATTGTTGGATAACCTTCTTAATCATACTTGTGAAGATGGAAAAATTGCAGGTGCTTTTAATAATGATGATTGGATGAAAATAAGACACATGGTAAAGTTTCTTGAAACATTTTACGACCTTACCTTAAGAGTCTCTGGTTCATTATATGTTACGTCAAATGTTCACTTTCATGAAATTGGTGAAGTTGCTTGCATTTTGAAAATGTTGGTGGATAGTGATGATATTGATTTGAGTTTTATGGCGGAGAGGATGAAAGCTAAATTTGACAGTATTGGGGTGTTCCAGAAAAGATGAATAAGATGATTTTCGTTGCTTGTGTGTTAGATCCTCGCTTCAAATTTGAGTATGTTGCTTTTGTTCTTTTGAGTATGTATGGAGAAGAGAAAGGGGAGAAAATGAGAAATGATCTTAAGCTTTATGTGATATCCTTATATAATGAATATCAGAGGACTTCAAAAGAATCTCAATCTAAATCACTTGCTTCAGTTAGAAACACAATGGATGTGTCAAGTTCTGGAATCACACAAAAAAAAACCTTAATTCAACAAGAATACTTGAATCATAGAGCCACGAGTGGAATTATGGATTCTAAATCAGAGTTGGAAAAATATCTTGGTGAAGAAACAGAGCCTGGAAATGAAAATTTTGACATATTGCTTTGGTGGAAAGTTAACTCACCTAGGTTTCCCATTCTTGTTAAGATGGCCCGTGATGTGTTAGCAATTCCTATTTCTACCGTCGCATCAGAAAGTGCATTTAGTACTGGAGGACGTGTGCTCGATCCATTTAGGAGTTCATTAACTCCTAAATTGGTGCAAGCTCTTGTTTGTGCACAAGACTGGCTTCGTGGTGAATCTTTACCTCTTACTGTAGAAGAAGACTTGGATAAGCTCGAGAAGTTTGAAGACGGTAAAACTTACatgtttttttgtattaattttacaaataatttactttttaatggatacaATGCACAcacgcatatatatatacacacacattttcagatttggataacTTGGGATTAGGAAGAGATAGTTCTAGCATAACAGACTTGTAATTGCATATTGCAATCAGGTatgataaaaatttatttatattaactTTTAGATCCTATTGTTTTCAAAGTTTGgcatttttttatatatctgTAGTCATTTGTTGACAGATTATTTGGCAAGTACCAATTAAAATCTTCACAAGAGGACTCTGTTCGAGAAGCTTGAGAGATATGTGCTGGATAATTGAAAAGTGTGGTGCTCAACAAGATATTGGAAAATCGATTATCTGTTAGTAGGGATGACCTCTTCAAACATCTCGTGGATATGGATAGAAATGAATTCACGGTTTTGTGCAATAAAAATGTGCCCAGTGCCCAAGattggttttattattatttgtcttctattttattttttcgtgACTTTATTACTATACTATTAAATGTTTGATGAAATTTATgttgtttcaatttttttaattgttttatatATCTATTAAACCAATTAAACCGAACCGGAAAATCGGTCCATTATAGCGAAAAACCGGACCGGACCGAATTAAAACGATTTGGTTTTCGGATTACATATCTCAAAAACCGAAAACCAAAAAACCGAACCGGAATTACACAAAataaaaccgaaccga comes from the Henckelia pumila isolate YLH828 chromosome 1, ASM3356847v2, whole genome shotgun sequence genome and includes:
- the LOC140894377 gene encoding zinc finger BED domain-containing protein RICESLEEPER 1-like, encoding MNKMIFVACVLDPRFKFEYVAFVLLSMYGEEKGEKMRNDLKLYVISLYNEYQRTSKESQSKSLASVRNTMDVSSSGITQKKTLIQQEYLNHRATSGIMDSKSELEKYLGEETEPGNENFDILLWWKVNSPRFPILVKMARDVLAIPISTVASESAFSTGGRVLDPFRSSLTPKLVQALVCAQDWLRGESLPLTVEEDLDKLEKFEDDYLASTN